From the Hymenobacter yonginensis genome, one window contains:
- a CDS encoding DNA topoisomerase IV subunit B — MAEELVPAATPDHGYTEDSIRSLDWREHIRLRPGMYIGKLGDGSAYDDGIYVLVKEVIDNSIDEHVMGHGRTIEIKISDQRVQVRDYGRGIPLGKVVEVVSKINTGGKYDSKVFQKSVGLNGVGTKAVNALSNYFLVQSVREGLMKSAEFAQGILTSDPKPVKTSQRNGTLFTFQPDDSIFRNYRFIPEYLENQIWNYVYLNAGLTINFNGQKYYSENGLLDLLARKIDQESRRYDIIHLKGEDIELALTHGNDYGEEYYSFVNGQYTTQGGTHLAAFREAVVKTLREFYKKEYDATDIRGSIVAAISVRVQEPVFESQTKTKLGSMNMGPDGPTVRGFILDFVKEHLDNYLHKNPAAAEALKKRIEQNERERKDMAGVKKLANQRAKKANLHNRKLRDCRFHFGEGKQDAEALTTLFITEGDSASGSITKSRNVETEAVFSLRGKPLNCFGLKKKIVYENEELNLLQHALNIEEGIEGLRYNRVVIATDADVDGMHIRLLLLTFFLQFFPDLVRNGHVFILETPLFRVRNKKTTIYCYTEQEKQAAMRQLGRNPEITRFKGLGEISPDEFGKFIGDNIKLEPVILQSDRSIQQVLTYYMGKNTPARQEFIIDNLRLEKDLVTSDVLPLAEVAEEDLA; from the coding sequence ATGGCTGAAGAACTAGTACCCGCCGCTACCCCCGACCACGGCTACACCGAGGACAGCATCCGCTCCCTGGACTGGCGGGAGCACATCCGGCTGCGGCCCGGCATGTACATTGGCAAGCTCGGGGATGGGTCGGCATACGACGATGGGATTTACGTGCTGGTCAAGGAGGTAATCGACAACTCCATCGATGAGCACGTGATGGGCCACGGCCGCACCATCGAAATCAAGATTTCCGACCAGCGCGTGCAGGTACGCGACTATGGCCGGGGCATTCCGCTGGGCAAAGTGGTGGAAGTGGTGAGCAAGATTAACACGGGCGGCAAGTACGATTCCAAGGTCTTTCAGAAATCTGTGGGCTTAAACGGGGTCGGCACCAAAGCGGTTAACGCGCTGAGCAATTACTTTCTGGTGCAGAGCGTCCGGGAGGGGCTGATGAAGTCAGCGGAGTTTGCCCAGGGCATCCTCACCAGCGACCCTAAGCCGGTGAAAACCAGCCAGCGCAACGGCACGCTCTTCACGTTCCAGCCCGACGACTCCATCTTCCGCAACTACCGTTTCATTCCGGAATACCTGGAAAACCAGATCTGGAACTACGTGTACTTGAACGCGGGCCTGACCATCAATTTCAACGGCCAGAAGTACTACTCCGAAAACGGCCTGCTGGATCTGCTGGCCCGCAAAATCGACCAGGAAAGCCGCCGCTACGACATCATCCACCTCAAAGGCGAGGATATCGAGCTGGCCCTGACCCACGGCAACGACTACGGCGAGGAATACTACTCGTTTGTGAACGGGCAGTACACCACGCAGGGCGGCACGCACCTGGCGGCCTTCCGCGAAGCCGTGGTGAAAACCCTGCGCGAGTTCTACAAGAAGGAGTACGACGCCACCGACATCCGCGGCTCCATCGTGGCCGCCATTTCGGTGCGCGTGCAGGAGCCGGTGTTCGAGAGCCAGACCAAAACCAAGTTGGGCTCGATGAACATGGGCCCCGACGGCCCCACGGTGCGCGGCTTTATCCTCGACTTCGTCAAGGAGCACCTCGACAACTACCTGCACAAGAACCCCGCCGCCGCCGAGGCCCTCAAAAAGCGCATCGAGCAGAACGAGCGGGAGCGCAAGGACATGGCCGGGGTGAAGAAGCTAGCCAACCAGCGCGCCAAAAAAGCCAACCTGCACAACCGCAAGCTGCGCGACTGCCGCTTTCACTTCGGCGAAGGCAAGCAGGACGCCGAAGCCCTGACCACGCTCTTCATCACCGAGGGCGACTCGGCGTCGGGCTCCATCACCAAGAGCCGCAACGTGGAAACCGAGGCCGTGTTCAGCTTACGCGGCAAGCCTTTGAACTGCTTCGGGCTGAAGAAGAAGATTGTGTACGAAAACGAGGAACTGAACCTGCTGCAGCACGCCCTCAACATCGAGGAAGGCATTGAGGGGCTGCGCTACAACCGCGTGGTGATTGCCACCGACGCCGACGTGGATGGCATGCACATCCGGCTGCTGCTGCTCACGTTCTTCCTGCAGTTCTTCCCTGACCTCGTGCGCAACGGCCACGTGTTCATTCTGGAAACGCCGCTGTTTCGGGTGCGCAACAAGAAAACCACTATCTACTGCTACACCGAGCAGGAAAAGCAGGCCGCCATGCGCCAGCTGGGCCGCAACCCCGAAATCACGCGCTTCAAGGGCCTCGGCGAAATCAGCCCCGACGAGTTCGGCAAGTTCATCGGCGACAACATCAAGTTGGAGCCTGTGATTCTGCAGTCCGACCGCTCGATTCAGCAGGTGCTGACCTACTACATGGGCAAGAATACGCCGGCCCGCCAGGAGTTCATCATCGACAATCTGCGCCTGGAAAAAGACCTGGTGACCAGCGACGTGCTGCCGCTGGCCGAAGTGGCCGAGGAAGACCTGGCGTAA
- a CDS encoding DNA gyrase/topoisomerase IV subunit A translates to MSEETNPQTPDSEEQPNLFGAGDSLEFGATPAAPADAETPADEAAPSMVNESGELLLAESSADVHAVTEPEPIAPAEEAEEEPKFAPGETIHDVATVNGMYQNWFLDYASYVILERAVPAIEDGLKPVQRRILHAMKEMDDGRFNKVANVIGQTMQYHPHGDASIGDAMVNLGQKDLLIETQGNWGDIRTGDGAAAPRYIEARLSKFALDVVFNPDITEWQMSYDGRKREPTTLPVKFPLLLAQGVEGIAVGLSTKIMPHNFRELCKASIDVLKGREIQLFPDFPTGGLCDVTNYNGGLRGAKIRLRATIEKADKTMLVIRDIPYGTTTTALMESIVKASEANKIKIRKVVDNTAAEVEIQVHLPTGVSPDLTMDALYAFTDCEISISPNTCVIIEDKPRFVGVEDMLKLSTQKTVRLLERELEIRQDELQEKWHSASLEKIFIENRIYRKIEECETWEDILQTIDAGLKKFVRIEGEKPKANDTRIVLRRAITEDDLTRLTEIRIKRISKFDGFKAEEYIQRLETELAEVADHLVNLTRYAINYFEGLLKKYGQNRERKTQLRTFDVVTAQKVAVANQKLYVNYTDGFIGYGLKKDEKAVTVCDCSDLDDIIAIRRDGTFTVTKIAEKTFVGKDILHVGVYNKNDDRLVYNMVYQDGASGISFAKRFLVTGITRDKVYDLTKGTKGTKTLYLTANPNSESEIVGIQLSDKAPARVKQFDFDFAELAIKGKGSMGNIVTKQPIKKIVQKSLGDSTLGGREVFFDSVVGRLNTAGHGRYLGTFDTDNTILVVFKDGSYELTAPDPAIHFDVPNIVLLRKLEPDTVLSTVYMEGETKVHYVKRFKIETSTVAKRFTFISETKGSKMLAVTANPEPQVEVKLQRDKKADKETEKISLHEFIDVKGWKAMGNKLNYFKIHGLTLLTDEGPEPERREVKRKAGPATLPRPAASPAPPETPLPEPTGDVDISEADIAQAQAILKTPKSQLKLF, encoded by the coding sequence ATGTCAGAAGAAACCAATCCCCAGACCCCTGATTCCGAAGAGCAGCCCAACCTGTTTGGCGCCGGCGACTCGCTGGAATTTGGGGCCACGCCGGCCGCGCCGGCCGATGCGGAAACCCCGGCCGACGAGGCCGCGCCGTCCATGGTGAACGAGTCCGGCGAGCTGCTGCTGGCCGAGTCCAGCGCCGACGTGCACGCCGTGACCGAGCCGGAGCCGATTGCGCCGGCCGAGGAAGCCGAGGAGGAGCCCAAGTTCGCGCCCGGCGAAACTATCCACGACGTGGCCACCGTGAACGGCATGTACCAGAACTGGTTTCTGGACTACGCCAGCTACGTGATTCTGGAGCGCGCCGTGCCGGCCATTGAGGATGGCCTCAAGCCCGTGCAGCGCCGCATTCTGCACGCCATGAAGGAAATGGACGACGGCCGCTTCAACAAAGTGGCCAACGTCATCGGGCAAACCATGCAGTACCACCCCCACGGCGACGCCAGCATCGGCGACGCCATGGTGAACCTGGGCCAGAAGGACCTGCTGATTGAAACCCAGGGCAACTGGGGCGACATCCGCACCGGCGACGGCGCGGCGGCCCCGCGTTACATTGAGGCCCGCCTAAGCAAGTTTGCGCTCGACGTGGTGTTCAACCCCGACATCACGGAGTGGCAGATGAGCTACGACGGCCGCAAGCGCGAGCCCACCACGCTGCCCGTGAAGTTTCCTCTGCTGCTGGCGCAGGGCGTGGAAGGCATTGCCGTGGGCTTGAGCACCAAGATCATGCCCCACAACTTCCGCGAGCTGTGCAAGGCCAGCATCGACGTGCTGAAGGGCCGGGAAATCCAGCTGTTTCCGGACTTCCCGACCGGCGGCCTTTGCGACGTGACCAACTACAACGGCGGCTTGCGCGGGGCCAAAATCCGCCTGCGCGCCACCATCGAGAAGGCCGACAAGACCATGCTGGTCATTCGCGACATTCCGTACGGCACCACCACCACGGCGCTGATGGAAAGCATCGTGAAAGCCTCGGAAGCCAATAAAATCAAGATCCGGAAGGTGGTCGATAACACGGCCGCCGAGGTGGAAATCCAGGTGCACCTGCCCACGGGCGTGTCGCCGGACCTCACCATGGACGCGCTGTACGCCTTCACCGACTGCGAAATCAGCATTTCGCCCAACACCTGCGTGATTATCGAGGATAAGCCGCGTTTTGTGGGGGTGGAGGACATGCTCAAGCTCAGCACCCAGAAAACGGTGCGCCTGCTGGAGCGCGAGCTGGAAATCCGGCAGGACGAGCTGCAGGAAAAGTGGCATTCGGCGTCGCTGGAGAAGATTTTCATCGAAAACCGCATCTACCGCAAAATCGAGGAGTGCGAAACCTGGGAAGATATTCTGCAGACCATTGATGCCGGCCTGAAGAAGTTCGTGCGCATTGAAGGGGAGAAGCCCAAGGCCAACGACACCCGTATTGTGCTGCGCCGCGCCATCACCGAGGACGACCTCACGCGCCTCACCGAAATCCGCATCAAGCGCATCAGCAAGTTCGACGGCTTCAAGGCCGAGGAGTACATCCAGCGCCTGGAAACCGAGCTGGCCGAAGTGGCCGACCACCTCGTGAACCTCACGCGCTACGCCATCAACTACTTCGAGGGGCTGCTGAAAAAGTACGGCCAGAATCGGGAGCGGAAAACCCAGCTGCGCACCTTCGACGTGGTGACGGCCCAGAAAGTGGCCGTGGCCAACCAGAAGCTCTACGTGAACTACACCGACGGCTTCATTGGCTACGGCCTCAAGAAAGACGAGAAAGCCGTGACCGTGTGCGACTGCTCGGACCTCGACGACATCATCGCCATCCGCCGCGACGGTACGTTTACGGTCACGAAAATCGCCGAGAAGACTTTCGTGGGCAAGGACATCCTGCACGTGGGCGTCTACAACAAGAACGACGACCGGCTGGTGTACAACATGGTGTACCAGGACGGCGCCTCGGGCATCAGCTTCGCCAAGCGCTTCCTCGTCACGGGCATCACCCGCGACAAGGTGTACGACCTGACCAAGGGCACCAAGGGCACGAAAACGCTCTACCTGACGGCCAACCCCAACTCCGAGTCGGAAATTGTGGGCATACAGCTGTCCGACAAGGCGCCGGCCCGCGTGAAGCAATTCGACTTCGACTTTGCCGAGCTGGCCATCAAAGGCAAGGGCTCGATGGGCAACATCGTCACCAAGCAGCCCATCAAGAAAATAGTCCAGAAAAGCCTCGGCGACTCCACGCTCGGCGGCCGGGAAGTGTTCTTCGATTCGGTGGTGGGCCGCCTCAACACGGCCGGCCACGGCCGCTACCTAGGCACCTTCGACACCGACAACACCATTCTGGTGGTGTTCAAGGATGGCTCCTACGAGCTGACCGCGCCCGACCCGGCCATTCACTTTGACGTGCCCAACATTGTGCTGCTGCGCAAGCTGGAGCCCGATACCGTGCTCAGCACGGTGTACATGGAGGGTGAAACCAAGGTGCACTACGTGAAGCGGTTCAAGATTGAAACCAGCACGGTGGCCAAGCGCTTCACGTTTATTTCCGAAACCAAAGGCTCCAAGATGCTGGCCGTAACGGCCAACCCCGAGCCGCAGGTGGAAGTGAAGCTGCAGCGCGACAAGAAGGCCGACAAGGAAACCGAGAAGATCAGCCTGCACGAGTTCATCGACGTGAAAGGCTGGAAGGCTATGGGCAACAAGCTCAACTACTTCAAAATCCACGGCCTCACACTGCTCACCGACGAAGGCCCCGAGCCCGAACGCCGCGAGGTGAAGCGCAAAGCCGGCCCCGCCACGCTGCCCCGGCCGGCGGCCAGCCCCGCCCCGCCGGAAACGCCGCTGCCTGAGCCCACCGGCGACGTGGATATTTCGGAAGCCGACATTGCGCAGGCCCAGGCCATTCTCAAAACGCCCAAGTCGCAGCTCAAGCTGTTTTAA
- a CDS encoding tetratricopeptide repeat protein → MGMPIGRMILLVSVLLGLQLAPAAAQFRKPKPKPMVAPQTPPPAEVVRLLAEAQALQAQYKESEALGKYEQVLALAPATYEALWQAAVLSVRIGARYTDETRKTAYFSTARLYANRALVVRPDGAESNYAEALALANQATLLTARSRLLSYKVMKPHVFLAVQQRPDFAPAWQLLGRWHYRVDHYNVLERIFSRVFLGGMPTGASTGAALEALTNAHTLDPQQIQYAYDLARVHLNRGHHRQAVAALQDAVALTPVTAEELEVSRRSRNLLTQLNRRLVKQVQRHIRAVE, encoded by the coding sequence ATGGGAATGCCGATTGGCCGGATGATTTTGCTGGTGAGTGTGCTGCTGGGGCTGCAGCTGGCGCCCGCGGCAGCGCAGTTCCGCAAGCCCAAACCCAAGCCGATGGTGGCTCCCCAAACCCCGCCGCCCGCCGAGGTGGTGCGGCTGCTGGCAGAAGCCCAGGCGCTGCAGGCGCAATACAAGGAGTCAGAGGCGCTGGGCAAGTACGAGCAGGTGCTGGCCCTGGCGCCTGCCACCTACGAGGCCCTGTGGCAGGCCGCCGTGCTCAGCGTCCGGATTGGGGCGCGCTACACCGACGAAACCCGCAAAACCGCCTACTTCTCCACGGCCCGCCTCTACGCCAACCGCGCCCTGGTGGTGCGGCCCGATGGCGCCGAAAGCAACTACGCCGAGGCCCTGGCCCTGGCCAACCAGGCTACGCTGCTCACGGCCCGCAGCCGGCTGCTGTCGTACAAGGTGATGAAGCCGCACGTGTTTCTGGCCGTGCAGCAGCGGCCCGACTTCGCGCCGGCCTGGCAGCTGCTGGGCCGCTGGCACTACCGCGTCGACCACTACAATGTCCTGGAGCGAATCTTCAGCCGGGTATTTCTGGGCGGTATGCCCACGGGCGCCAGCACCGGCGCGGCGCTGGAAGCCCTGACCAACGCCCACACCCTCGACCCGCAGCAGATTCAGTACGCCTACGACCTGGCCCGCGTGCACCTCAACCGCGGCCACCACCGGCAGGCCGTGGCCGCCCTGCAGGATGCCGTGGCCCTGACGCCCGTAACGGCCGAGGAGCTGGAAGTAAGCCGCCGCTCCCGCAATCTGCTCACCCAGCTCAACCGGCGGCTGGTGAAGCAGGTGCAGCGCCATATCCGGGCGGTAGAGTAG
- a CDS encoding tetratricopeptide repeat protein, translating to MPAFSSAFAFLARAARPLLPLAALLATACGTPEPDQPETMVNLATVQSGPRIQAEELEGAIARQPRNASLYARRAAFRLDAGQLEPALRDVNEALNLDDTKGEFYFIRARALRLQGKLQSALAAADVASRRGYASAELNLLVGETHLAAREYQTAIDYLDRALQQEPDHTAALFYKGMAYVGLQDTTQALDYLRASLARDPRQPETLHQLAFLSNAYRQPANAAVYAARGLKVAPTFGPLWYDYGRQFELQNQPDSAVRIYTRAVQLDTTFYRADYRLGLASYKARRYAEVVPHLQRALRRSPRLAGARQMLAESFESLGRYPEAAAQYRLLVQENPGNRHWTYKAWKVGNRARGIIVNETPVSRPAVEAVEPISTQRPLSGF from the coding sequence ATGCCTGCTTTTTCTTCTGCCTTTGCCTTTCTTGCGCGGGCCGCCCGGCCGCTGCTGCCGCTGGCAGCGCTGCTGGCCACGGCCTGCGGCACCCCCGAGCCCGACCAGCCCGAAACCATGGTGAACCTGGCCACGGTGCAGAGCGGCCCCCGCATCCAAGCCGAAGAGCTGGAGGGCGCCATTGCCCGCCAGCCCCGCAATGCCTCGCTCTACGCCCGCCGCGCCGCTTTCCGGCTCGATGCCGGCCAGCTGGAGCCCGCCCTGCGCGACGTCAACGAAGCTCTGAACCTTGACGACACCAAAGGCGAGTTCTACTTCATCAGGGCCCGCGCCCTGCGGCTGCAGGGCAAGCTGCAAAGCGCCCTGGCCGCGGCCGACGTGGCCTCGCGCCGCGGCTACGCCTCTGCCGAGCTGAACCTGCTGGTAGGCGAAACCCACCTGGCCGCCCGCGAGTACCAGACCGCCATCGACTACCTGGACCGCGCCCTGCAGCAGGAACCCGACCACACGGCAGCCCTTTTCTACAAGGGCATGGCCTACGTGGGCCTGCAGGACACCACCCAGGCCCTAGACTACCTGCGCGCCAGCCTGGCCCGCGACCCACGCCAGCCCGAAACCCTGCACCAGCTGGCGTTTCTGTCGAATGCCTACCGCCAGCCGGCCAATGCCGCCGTGTATGCGGCCCGCGGCCTGAAAGTGGCCCCCACCTTTGGCCCGCTCTGGTACGACTACGGCCGGCAGTTTGAGCTGCAGAACCAGCCCGACAGCGCCGTGCGCATCTACACCCGCGCCGTGCAGCTCGATACCACCTTCTACCGCGCCGACTACCGGCTGGGCCTAGCTTCTTACAAGGCCCGCCGCTACGCCGAGGTGGTGCCGCACCTGCAGCGGGCGCTGCGCCGCTCGCCGCGCCTGGCCGGGGCTCGGCAGATGCTGGCCGAGAGCTTCGAAAGCCTGGGCCGCTATCCTGAAGCCGCCGCGCAGTACCGCCTGCTGGTGCAGGAAAACCCCGGCAACCGCCACTGGACCTACAAGGCCTGGAAAGTGGGCAACCGGGCCCGCGGCATCATCGTCAACGAAACGCCGGTCAGCCGGCCGGCCGTGGAGGCCGTGGAGCCCATCAGCACCCAGCGGCCGCTGTCGGGGTTTTAG
- the thrS gene encoding threonine--tRNA ligase, with translation MLNITLPDGSVRQFVDGATGYDVAAGISEGLARNALGVRVNGEVRDLHRPIEQDAQVAILTWNDPEGKASFWHSSAHLMAEALEALYPGVKLGIGPSIENGFYYDIDLGEGRTISTDDLPEVEKKMLELAKKKSQFERKEVSKADAIAYFTEKQDPYKLDLLERLEDGSITFYTQGDFTDLCRGPHIPDTSPIKAVKLLNVAGAYWRGDEKNKQLTRIYGITFPKAKELTEYLERLEEAKRRDHRKLGKELELFTFSEKVGAGLPLWLPKGTALREKLEQFLRRAQLKAGYQPVVTPHIGSKELYVTSGHYEKYGADSFQPIKTPNPGEEFFLKPMNCPHHCEIYKSKPRSYRDLPVRLAEFGTVYRYEQSGELHGLTRVRGFTQDDAHIFCRPDQVKEEFLKVIDIVLYVLKALDFPDFTAQISLRDPENKTKYIGSDENWARAEQAIIEAAAEKGLSTVTELGEAAFYGPKLDFMVRDAIGRKWQLGTIQVDYNLPERFELEYVAPDNSRQRPVMIHRAPFGSLERFVAVLIEHCGGNFPLWLSPEQFAVLPISEKYHDYAQQVYDQLTQAELRGTVDHRDEKIGRKIRDAEVSKVPYMLIVGEKEQAEGIVSIRRHGQGDVGAMPIAAFIADFQQQVQDMMDGKK, from the coding sequence ATGCTCAACATCACCCTCCCCGACGGCTCGGTGCGCCAGTTTGTAGATGGCGCCACGGGCTACGACGTTGCCGCCGGCATCAGCGAAGGCCTCGCCCGCAATGCCCTCGGCGTGCGCGTCAACGGCGAAGTGCGCGACCTGCACCGCCCCATTGAACAGGATGCGCAGGTTGCCATCCTGACCTGGAATGATCCCGAAGGCAAAGCCTCGTTCTGGCACTCTTCGGCTCACCTCATGGCCGAAGCCCTGGAGGCGCTGTATCCCGGCGTGAAGCTGGGCATCGGCCCCAGCATCGAAAACGGCTTCTACTACGACATCGACCTCGGCGAAGGCCGCACGATTTCCACCGACGACCTGCCGGAAGTCGAGAAGAAAATGCTGGAGCTGGCCAAGAAGAAAAGCCAGTTTGAGCGCAAGGAAGTAAGCAAGGCCGACGCCATTGCCTACTTCACCGAAAAACAGGACCCCTACAAGCTGGATCTGCTGGAGCGCCTGGAAGACGGTTCCATCACCTTCTATACGCAAGGCGACTTCACCGACCTCTGCCGCGGCCCGCACATCCCCGATACGTCGCCCATTAAGGCCGTGAAGCTGCTCAACGTGGCCGGAGCCTACTGGCGCGGCGACGAGAAGAACAAGCAGCTCACCCGTATCTACGGCATCACCTTCCCCAAAGCCAAGGAGCTCACCGAGTACCTGGAGCGCCTGGAGGAAGCCAAGCGCCGCGACCATCGCAAGCTGGGCAAGGAGCTGGAGCTGTTCACGTTTTCGGAGAAAGTAGGAGCGGGGCTGCCCCTGTGGCTGCCCAAAGGCACGGCTCTGCGCGAGAAGCTGGAGCAGTTTCTGCGCCGCGCTCAGCTCAAAGCCGGCTACCAGCCCGTCGTGACGCCCCACATCGGCTCCAAGGAGCTCTACGTGACCAGCGGCCACTACGAGAAGTACGGCGCCGACTCGTTCCAGCCCATCAAGACGCCCAACCCCGGCGAGGAGTTCTTCCTCAAGCCGATGAACTGCCCTCACCACTGCGAAATCTACAAGAGCAAGCCCCGCTCGTACCGCGACCTGCCGGTGCGTCTGGCCGAGTTCGGCACGGTGTATCGCTACGAGCAGAGCGGCGAGCTGCACGGCCTGACCCGTGTGCGCGGCTTCACCCAGGATGACGCCCACATCTTCTGCCGCCCCGACCAGGTGAAGGAGGAGTTCCTGAAGGTGATTGACATCGTACTCTACGTGCTCAAAGCCCTCGATTTCCCCGATTTCACGGCTCAGATTTCACTGCGCGACCCCGAAAACAAGACCAAGTACATCGGCTCCGATGAAAACTGGGCCCGCGCGGAGCAGGCCATCATTGAAGCCGCGGCCGAGAAAGGCCTGAGCACCGTGACGGAGCTGGGCGAGGCGGCCTTCTACGGCCCCAAGCTCGATTTCATGGTGCGCGACGCCATCGGCCGTAAATGGCAGCTGGGCACTATTCAGGTAGATTACAACCTGCCCGAGCGGTTCGAGCTGGAGTACGTAGCCCCCGACAACTCGCGTCAGCGCCCCGTCATGATTCACCGGGCCCCGTTTGGCTCGCTGGAGCGTTTCGTGGCCGTGCTGATTGAGCACTGCGGCGGCAACTTCCCGCTCTGGCTCTCGCCCGAGCAGTTTGCCGTGCTACCTATATCGGAGAAATACCACGACTACGCCCAGCAGGTGTACGACCAGCTTACGCAGGCCGAGCTGCGCGGCACCGTAGACCACCGCGACGAGAAAATCGGCCGCAAGATCCGCGACGCGGAGGTGTCGAAAGTGCCTTACATGCTCATCGTGGGCGAGAAGGAGCAGGCCGAAGGCATCGTCTCCATCCGCCGCCACGGCCAAGGCGACGTGGGCGCCATGCCCATTGCGGCCTTCATTGCCGACTTTCAGCAGCAGGTCCAGGACATGATGGACGGCAAAAAATAG
- the rpmI gene encoding 50S ribosomal protein L35, whose protein sequence is MPKMKTKSGAKKRFSLTGTGKIKRKHAYKSHILTKKTTKQKRALTHVGLVSSADMNRVKDMLTI, encoded by the coding sequence ATGCCGAAAATGAAAACCAAGTCCGGTGCCAAGAAGCGTTTCTCGCTGACGGGTACGGGCAAAATCAAGCGTAAGCACGCTTACAAGAGCCACATCCTGACCAAGAAAACCACCAAGCAGAAGCGTGCCCTCACGCACGTTGGTCTGGTTAGCTCGGCTGATATGAACCGCGTAAAAGACATGCTTACGATTTAA
- the rplT gene encoding 50S ribosomal protein L20, with protein MPRSVNHAASRHRRKKIMRLAKGYYGRRKNVWTVAKNAVEKGLLYAYRDRKVKKREFRALWIQRINAGAREHGMSYSQLMGGLKKAGIDLNRKVLADLALNHPAAFKGIVEKIK; from the coding sequence ATGCCAAGAAGTGTCAACCACGCGGCCTCGCGCCACCGTCGGAAAAAGATTATGCGTTTGGCGAAAGGCTATTATGGCCGTCGCAAAAACGTTTGGACCGTTGCTAAAAACGCCGTTGAGAAAGGCCTGCTCTATGCTTACCGTGACCGTAAGGTTAAGAAGCGTGAGTTCCGTGCCCTCTGGATCCAGCGTATCAACGCTGGTGCCCGTGAGCATGGCATGTCCTACTCGCAGCTGATGGGCGGTCTGAAGAAGGCTGGCATCGACCTGAACCGTAAAGTTCTGGCCGACCTCGCCCTGAACCACCCTGCTGCTTTCAAAGGCATCGTGGAGAAAATCAAGTAA
- a CDS encoding STAS/SEC14 domain-containing protein, translating to MLTELTNGFGKVYLTIDYDAANKWVHNNWIGYQTYTGVLAGADACLFPIRENQCAYLLNDNRQVLGPWDHAVDWIANNWAPRATEAGLTHFAHVVSTESLAADSARSMFLGIGGRLHMHMFGNVDEAQEWLRAAQAAAGRTR from the coding sequence ATGCTCACTGAATTAACTAATGGCTTCGGCAAGGTCTACCTGACCATCGATTACGATGCCGCTAATAAGTGGGTACACAACAACTGGATTGGCTACCAGACCTACACCGGGGTGCTGGCGGGGGCCGATGCGTGTTTGTTTCCCATCCGCGAAAATCAGTGCGCGTATCTGCTCAATGATAACCGGCAGGTGCTGGGCCCCTGGGACCACGCTGTGGACTGGATTGCAAACAACTGGGCGCCGCGCGCCACGGAAGCCGGCCTCACGCACTTTGCCCATGTTGTCAGTACGGAGTCATTAGCGGCTGATTCGGCCCGCTCCATGTTTTTAGGCATCGGCGGCCGCCTGCACATGCACATGTTCGGCAATGTAGACGAAGCGCAGGAATGGCTTCGGGCGGCACAGGCAGCGGCAGGGCGCACCAGATAA